A region of the Myxococcaceae bacterium JPH2 genome:
GAGGGCCCCGCGACGCAGGCTCGCACGCAGGCGGACGCGTCCCGACAGGACTCCATCAACAAGGGCAATGCGGCGCTGGAGGCCCAGCGCACCGCCAACACCTCCGCCAAAGCCGCGGGCAAGCCGGAGCCCTTCCCAGAGGTCAATCAGGTCCGGGACGTCTTCGACGCAGCCAGCATGGACGCACAAGCCCAGACAAAGTTGCTCGGGGCCCCGTCCGTCATCAACATCTACGAGGCCGCGAAGGCCGACGCGGCGCGCGTCGGGGAGGCCACGGCGCGCAGCCCACGTGAAGGGGCTCAGGAATTGGAGCGCCAGCTCTCCCAGAACTCGAGTCCGGAATACAAATCCTCGCTCGTCGCGGAGTCCATGCCCCACCTCCAGAAGATGGCGGACTCCTTGGGCGGCAAGACCACCACCAGCTCTTCGCCGTACATGACGGGCAACAGCCCTCCCCCCTCGTTCACCACGGTGGAGGGCAAGGTCAGTCAGGAGGATGCGCGCGCCATCATCAAGAGTCTGGCCAACAGCGCGGACATGTCTGGCACTGCGGGAAGCAAGACCATCGCGGAGCGGCTGAACACCGCCAATCAAGCGGTGGTGCAGGACGGGCTCAAGGCCAATGTGAGCGACCCCAAGGTCCCCCAGTTGGCCCAAGCCATGATTCAGGAGTTCCGCACCCGGAACCAGACCGTTCAAGCCAACGCCATCATGAAGCTGGGGCCGGAGTTCATCACGCCCAAGGACACCGCGCTTCAGAAGGAGGTGGACCTCAACACTGTCGGAGAGGAGCGCGCGCAACTGGAAGGAGACCGGCAAACCCTCATCACACAGGCCGGTGACCAGAAAAAGCTCATCAACGACATGGCCGCCAAGCCCCCTCAGGAACTTCCTCCGGGAATCAGCGTGGAGCGCGACGAGGCGCAGAATACGCTCTCCCTCATCAAGAAGGACGAGCAAGGCAATGTCCTGGAGCGGATGACCTCCTACCAAGGCGGTGGTGCGGTCGCCACCACGCGATACGACCGGGAGAAGGGAGTCGCCGCGCAAACCCTGGTCTCCAGCAACGGCGACGCGGCGGTCCTTGAATCCAACACCTGGAAGATAGACCCCAAGGCGGTGGACCCCGGTCTGGCCGACGTCAAGGAGTTGCTGGCCAAGAATGACCCAGATGCCTCGAGCACTCGAACCGAGCTGAAGAAGGTGCCTGGCAACCAGCACTTCAACGAATTCTTCGTCGCGACCACCACCTCACAGGATGCCAAGACGGGCCTGACCCAGACGGAAAAGCATTACGACACACAGAAGAACAAGGACGGCATCAAGGACGAGCTGGACGAGCGGTTCGACACGAGTCGCCCCATTGACAAGGTCGACATCCAGACCGTCCATGTTCCTCCTTCGGGCGCCAAGGATCCGGATGGGAAACTCGTGAAGGCCAGCGTCGTCACCGGCACGTCCTACTCCCAGGACAACGTGCGCCTCACCGGCTCGCAGAGCCGGTTCGTGGACTCGCCCGCGAACCAGAAGAATCCTCCGGGAGCGCTGGTGTCCTATGTGCTGGACGACGCTCGCAACAATGACAAGACACCCAAGACCTGGACCCTGGAGACCAGCAAGCCCGACGAGTTGGACACGCAGACCTTCATCGAAGGCAAGAAGGACTTGTCCGTCGTCACCAAGAGGACCATCCAGGGGAATCAGGTTGTCGAGACCACCCGAGGCAAGTCGCCCAACCCTTCCGGCGAGGGAAAGCCAGTGGATGTGACGGGGGACTCCACTCGGACCTACGACGAGCAAGGCCAGGTCACCTCCGCGCACTCGGAGCAGGTGGATGCGCAGGGCGCGCGCGCCGTGGCGGACTACAAGCGACAGGAGGTCGCCAAACCCAATGGCGATCGCGACGTCATCGAGACCCAATCCTCCACGCGACAGGACCCCGGGTGCCAGCCCCTTTCCACCGGAAGCAGCACGCTGTCTCGGACCTTCAATCCCCAGGGACAGGTGAGCCAGATGCACCTGGAAGAGACGGACAAGGACCGCAACAAGACGACCTCTGACTATTCACGGACGGAGGCACGCAACGCGGCGGGCGAAGTGGAGGTGACCGAGAAGAAGAACACCACTCGGCAAGACGTCGCCGGAACCGTGAGCAAGGTGGACAAGGAGCAGGTGGCGGTCCAGACCGACAAGGGACCTCAACTCACCCGCGCCGCCACGACCATCACCAGCCCAGATGGGACCTCCACCCATAGCGTCACACCAGCGGGCCAGCAGCTCACGGTCGATGGCAAACCCGTGGACACCCTGACGCAGCTCAATGCACTGCCGCCGACCAAGGCTTCGCTGGGCGCCGCCGCTGTCGACGAGGTGTCCCAACAGCTCCAAGAGTTCGGGGACCTCTCCACGCGCCTCCAGCCGGACCAGAAACAACTCTGGAACGAGCGGTATGAGATTACCGGCGCGGCGGCCTCCAGCAATTTCGGCCTCGCCCAGCTCAAGCTGAGCCGCGTCGTGGATCAGCCGGGGGCTCCCCATGCAGACCTGGGCGCCACGGGCAGACTGCTGGCCGGAGGCGCGGGCTTCGTGAAGATCTTCGCGGGAGCGTCCGTGCTGGCCACGGATCCTCCCATCATGAAGGAACTGAGCGAGGGTAACTACCATGCGGCCTTCAAGGGAGCCTCCGCGACCGCGGGAGCATGGGCCTCGATCGGCACCGGAGTCAGTCCTTTGTGGACAGGCCTCACAGGCAAGGGGGACCTGGCCATGGATGGAAAAATCAGCACGATGGGGGGACGCATCAGCGTCAGCACGCTTGAGAAGGCTTCGAAGGGCATGGGGCAATTCTCAGCGGCCATGGCGGTGCTCCATGGCGGAGGGCAGATCGTGGATGGCTTCCAGAACGGCAATGGCTGGCAGGTGGCCAGCGGCGCGGTGACGGCCGCCGCCGGAGCAGGCGGCTACTTCGCGGTGAATGCCGTGGTGGCGGCATCGTGGGGTGGAGGGCCGGCTGGCGCGGCGGCGGGGTTGCTCATCGCAGCGGGCGCCTATGGGCTCAACAAGATGTTCGACCACTTCGACAAGAGCGAACACAACATCGCCAAGCCGGTGATTTGAGCCCATGAACCCCAAGCCCTCGCCCATGTCTCCCACGAAATCCATCCGCCACGGCGCGCTGACCGTTTCCGTTCCCATGGGCTGGGATGACCGCAGTCAGGTCATCGCGGTGGCACCGGAAGTGGATGGGTTCCGCTCCAGCCTGGTGGTCTCGGTGGAGCCCGTCACGTCCTCTGAGACGGCCGCGCAGTTGGCGGCGCGCATGCTGCCCAATACCCAGCGCGTGGCACCGGGCTTCACCCTGGTGAACGAACGCGACGCCCTCTTCGGGGGGAACAAAGGCGTCCTGCGCGAGTACACCGTCCTGATGCAAGGCCAGCGCGTGGCGCAGCTTCAGTTCTACACCGTGAGGGACTCTGTGGGCTTCACCTTCACCTATACGCAGCGCGCGGACCTCCTGGCTCGCACGCGGTCCGTGGCCGAAACCGCATTCGCATCCGCGCAAGTGGGAATGCCGGCCACGGAGTCCGTGAAGCGATTGGGCTTCATCCGCACCTAGACGCGCCCGACGACTGGGAACGCCATTCAGGCGGAACCGATGTTCGCCACGGTGTCGAGCGCCGTGGCGGCATCTCCCGTGAGTGTGCTCTCTGCGGCAGCGAGGTTCTCTCGAAGATGGGCCACGGAGTGACCTGCCTGGATTATTCGGACCACTGATTACGAGAGAGGTTCCGTCGGGGATGGGTTGGGTACCTGTGCCTACCCAAAATTCAGTCGCTGCGTCATGAGTGCGTCAAGGCTGCGTCAAAACGCGCGTCATGACGTGAGCGATTCGCATGACGAGCCGTGGGTCCTCCCTCCGTTTGACAGAGGTCGGAATTACGCCCAGCTCAGACGCCTCAACACCGCGCCGCCTGCGTGTGGACACTCCCCGCCCTTCCTACGAACGCACAGGTAGGCTGGTGGCTGGTGAAGCTCGCGGGTCTACGAGGGTGTTGTTGGAGGAATCGAGACTCGACGCAGCGCGGCGCTCGTACCGGTGGTGGAGCCCGAAGACTTCCCGTAGCTCTATCACCTTGGCTCCGCGCTCTGGGCCCTGCACCAC
Encoded here:
- a CDS encoding DcrB-related protein, with product MSPTKSIRHGALTVSVPMGWDDRSQVIAVAPEVDGFRSSLVVSVEPVTSSETAAQLAARMLPNTQRVAPGFTLVNERDALFGGNKGVLREYTVLMQGQRVAQLQFYTVRDSVGFTFTYTQRADLLARTRSVAETAFASAQVGMPATESVKRLGFIRT